The DNA window GCTAACGCTATTCGTTCTCAGCCAGAAAAATACATCACGCCGCAGCAGTTGGGGAAAATCATGGCTGAGTCTGGAGTTGCGGACATTAGTCAAGAAGTACTGGCGCGATGGCTGCATGAATTAGGTGAAATTCTCTATTTTCAAGACAATGAAGAACTCAATGATACAGTCATCCTCAAACCGCAGTGGGTGACAGAATATATCAGCAAAGTTTTGGAAAGCGAAGAAGTAATTAACAAATTTGGCATCTTCACCCGCCAGGAAATGGATAAACTCTGGCAAGATTTAGCGCCATCAATGCGTGACCATTTTCTGCGCCTGATGGAACGTTTTGACCTTTCTTACCGCACTTTAGAAAACCGAGATATCAGCTTAATTGTTGAACGTTTGCCTTTTGACCCGCCGAATTATGAACAGCAATGGCAGCAAATCAAAGCTAAAGCAAATTGCCATGAAATTTCGATGAAATTCAAACTCAATACTATTCCGGCGGGGATTCCGACTTGGTTTATTGCCCGTCAACACCGCTTTACAACTAACACCCATTGGCGCAACGGGGCATTGTTGGCTTATGAACAAGAACATTTAGCTTTGGTAGAAGCAGTGAAGGGCGATCGCTATATTAAACTAACAGTACGCGGTGCTAACCCGTTAAATTTCTTCGTCCTATTACGAGATGGCATTGAAGTAACTCTCTCCAGATTTCCCGGCTTAGATATTCAACGCACTATCCCCTGTCTTGGCCATGATGGCGAACCCTGCACCCACGAATTTGACTATCACCAATTATCCAAACGTTGGGAAAAAAAGAAATCAACCATTGAATGTCCCGAAGCCATAGAAGATGTATCAGTTGCCGAACTTTTGTATGGCTTAAATTTTCATACCCAAAATGCGGTTTTAGAACGTATTGATGAATTAGAAACAAAAGTCATTGATAAACAAGCAACTATTCTCAATGAACTCAAAAATCTGCGCGAACTTTCTCAACGAGAATTTACTAATATATTCCGCCGCGAACAAGCAAAAATCGATTCGCATTGTCCAAATATTTTTGTTCTGCGTCCCCGTACTGGTAAATCTTGGCAAAAAGCCCTAGCCGGACAAAAAATAGATTTACAACTTTATTGCCAAGCCCCAGGCTGTTGGCATCCTACCCAAACAGGCGGTTTATATGAAATCGATGAACCTGCCAAATGGCTGAGAGCAACTGCACCTTATATTGGTAAATTATTCAAAGTCTTGAGATTTGCTGCACCCATAATTGGCCCTTGGCTGGGTGTAGTAGACCCTAAAGAATACGAAGCAATTTATAAAAATGATTTGGAATTATTTAAAGAACTAGCCGAGAAATTACCAGAAATTCAAGATGCCGCAGATTTAGAATTAGCAGATAAAATTGCCAGAGGTGAAGATTTAGATCCCGAACGCGCCGACGGTGCAGCCTTGCGTGCTTTACGCCAACTGTTAGAAGAAAAAGATCCCCAACAACATTGGGGCGGCCTCAAGAAAGTATTAACACCAGAAGGACATTACCTTTGGCTGTGCGAACACCACGCAGCCGAATATAAACGCTAATAAGAGGAAGTGCGATCGCTTTCTCGATTATCTTACAAAATGCGATCGCTACAAGGTTTACCTAGCTTCGCAGAAATCAAATATGATTCCCATAGTAACCAAGGGAACCAAGGGTATAGGCGTGTAAGGGTTTTAAACACATACACCTTTCTTGAGAACCTTAATTGTCTATTGGTATCAAATAAACAAAATTTAGGGACAATCTTCCTGTGGTTACTTTCATCTAGAAAGCAATCATAGGAACATTGTCCCTATTTTTAATTTGATTACTGAGTCTGGAGTGCTGAGGAAAATACTAGCCTCTCTAATTTACTCAGCCGTAGCTAGTTCAGTGCTACCGCGTGTCTTGCGGCGGGTGAGGCTGTTGTACAACATCATACCGATCGCTTTGATTAAGTTGCCTTCTAATTCTTGGAACATTTTCATATTCGTCCCAAAGGCTGCATTGGCTTCATCCACGATGCGATCGCCTGTGGCATCATCAATGGGTAGTTCGTCTAATGTTTGACGATACTTAGCTTTAAATCCCTTCTCATCAGGAATTTCGGCAAATTCATAAAAGGCGGTTCCTTGTCCATCGCTCAAATTCATTGCTGTCACGGCAATGTTCTTGAGAATTTGTCCCCCGGATAAGTCACCCAAGTAACGAGTGTAAGAATGAGCAATTAATAATTCTGGTTCGGTTGCGGAAATTTCGCGGATGCGTTGCACATAAGCTTCCCCGGCTGGCGATAGTTTGATTTGTTCGCGCCAGTTAGCACCGTAATAGTAGCTTAAGTCTTGCTCTAAAGTCCGCTTGCGGTGCAGTTGGGGGAAATTAATTTTAGAAACGATGGGGTGTTGGCGATGCTTTTCCATCTCCTCTTCCATTGCCGAGTAGACGAAGTAAAAGTTAGCCACTAATTTCCGGTAGGAACTTTTTTCTACCACTCCTTTTAAAAAGCACTTGACAAAACCTACATTTTCTGCCATCGTGTGGGCTTTTTTTGTGCCGACACGTAACTTGCTGGCTAAATTGCTGCTCATATTAAAATTTCTCACCTTGAAAAAGGATGTACCGAGGTTCCGATTTACGAACGGCTAAGAAAGGTCATTAAAAAGTTACATTAAAACTATTTGATGAGAATTTATATTAAAAATTTTTAAGCAAACAGATTGTATACTTTTGTGAAGCTGCATCAGACTACAAAATAGTAACTACTCTATTCATTATCAAGGTGGAAATCTATAATCAGGAATGGCGATCGCTAAAAATTCTGTATAAAAACTTTACAAAGCTCAGAAAAATTTTAGAGATTTTCACTTAAATAGGTCTGGTAGTAATAGATTTCTCAAAAGAAAAACAAGTATATATTTAAAGTGCTGAGTAATGAGTGCTGAGTGCTGAGTAATGAGTTTGGAGTAAAAATACTAACCTCTAGCTTCTCCCTAAACTTGTTTCATTAAAAAGTAAAGTAAAATTTTCCAGTGTTATGGTGTGGGGTGTTTAAATATTATGGTGTCATCAATAACTCGAACTCAAGGCAACATCCAAGGTCTTGCGGTTGTAGAATCTAATCATGGAGAAACGGAACTGAACAAAAATTTGGCGTTTAGTTTGATACCATTACCAGCGACTCCCCTGTTTGGGACAGATGGGATTCGGGGTAAGGTAGGAGAATTACTGAATGCGCCTTTGGCTTTACAAATAGGTTTCTGGACAGGTGTAGTTTTACGGAATTATGCAGGTGAAACAAGACCAGTAATTCTGGGACAAGATTCGCGCAACTCTAGCGATATGTTGGCAATGGCTTTGAGTGCGGGGTTAACAGCCGCAGGCATCGAAGTTTGGTATTTGGGCTTATGTCCTACTCCTTGCGTTTCCTATCTTACCAGCATGAGTGAAGCGATCGGCGGCGTGATGATTTCTGCCAGTCACAACCCACCGGAAGACAACGGGATTAAAGTTTTTGGTGCCGATGGAGGGAAGTTACCACAAGCATTACAAGCAGAAATTGAAGCTGGATTGCGTGGTAAATTGCCAGTTACAGGCGGGATGAATTGCGGTAGACATTATTCTCGGCAGCAGTTAGTGAGTGATTATAGCCAAGCTTTAAAACAACCATTGCAGCGTGAGGGAAATCTGCAAGGAATGAAGATTGTTTTAGACTTGGCTTGGGGTGCAGCCGTTGGTTTAGCACCACAAGTATTTAGGGAAATGGGCGCAGAAATTATCTGCTTACATAATGCCGCAGATGGCGATCGCATCAACGTTGATTGTGGTTCTACTCACCTGGATATTTTGCAAGCCGCCGTTCAAGAACATCAAGCTGATGTAGGTTTTGCCTTTGATGGTGATGCTGATCGCGTGTTAGCTGTAGATAATACAGGTAGACAAGTCAATGGCGACTATATTCTTTATTTGTGGGGTCGTCATTTGCAACAACAGCAACAACTCCCCGATAACCTGATAGTTTCCACCGTCATGGCAAACTTAGGGTTTGAACGCGCTTGGCAACAACAAGGTGGTAAATTGATTCGTACCGCCGTTGGTGATCAATATGTGCAAGCCGAAATGTTGCGGACTGGTGGAATGCTAGGCGGCGAACAATCTGGTCATATTTTGTGTAGACACTATGGCTTGACTGGCGATGGTTTATTAACCGCCTTGCATATAGCCAACTTAGTCAAACAAACTGGTGTTTCCTTGGGTGAATTAGTTGACCAAAGCTTCCAGACTTATCCCCAATTATTAAAGAATGTCAGAGTTGTAGACCGCGATCGCCGTTTGGCTTGGCAAGAATGTCAACCTGTTCAAGATGCGATCGCTCTCGCCGAAACCGCAATGGGTAATACTGGTAGAATCTTAGTCCGCGCCTCCGGTACAGAACCAGTCATTAGAGTCATGGTGGAAGCGGCTGATGCGGAACTCGCCCAACATTGGACAAATGAATTAGTCGCCAAAGTCCAACAACACTTGGCCTAAGTAATTCTGAGTTCAGAAAAAGATTATCTGTGAAGAATCTACGGTAGGACTTATGCAAAAAAACGAAAAAATAAGGTTTTAGAACAGGGTACAGGGGTATGAAGGTGTAAGGGTGTAAGTATTCAAAACCCTGACACCCCATACCCTTTCACCCCTACACCCTGAACCAAGGTTTTTGGGGCAGAACGTAAAAAACCTACACCTGTCAGTGTACCCCTACAACCTTCCCAAAACCCTTGATTTTTCGTTTTTATGCGTAAGTTCTACTGAAATTAACCATTAATCACTTCTCCGCCATTTACATGAATGACTTGACCAGATATGTAAGAAGCATCATCAGAAGCTAAAAATACATAACTGGGTGCGACTTCTTCTGGTTGTCCTGGTCTTTGCATGGGGACTTGTTTACCAAAAGTCTCGACCTTTTCTTCAGGAAAAGTTGAGGGAATTAATGGTGTCCAAATGGGGCCGGGTGCTACTGCATTGACTCGAATTTTCTTCTCGACCAAATTTTGAGATAACGAACGAGTAAAAGCAACGATCGCACCTTTGGTAGCAGAGTAATCTAATAGTTGGGGACTACCTTTATAAGCAGTTACTGAGGTAGTGTTGATAATGACACTGCCTTGTTTCAAATGTTTTAATGCTGCTTTTATCAGGTAAAACATTGAAAAAATATTCGTGCGAAAAGTTCTTTCTAACTGTTCTTTGGTAATATCTTCAATGCTTTTTTGCGGGTGTTGTTCAGCAGCGTTATTTACCAAAATATCTAGTTTACCAAATTCACCTAATGTTTGTTTAATAGCGTTTTGGCAAACAGTTTCATCGGTAATGTCACCCGCTATAGCTAAGGCGCGTCTACCTTGTTTTTCTACCAAGTTTTTTGTTTCTGTCGCATCCCCATGTTCATTCAGGTAAACAATCGCTACATCTGCACCTTCTTTAGCAAATGCGATCGCTACAGCCCGACCAATACCACTATCTCCACCTGTAATTAATGCAACTTTATTTTTTAATTTCCCACTACCGCGATACTGTTCATCTTCAGCTTTCGGTCTTGGCTGCATCTCAGATTCAGTACCTGGTGGTTGTTGCTGCTGTGGTGGTTGTAATTTTTCTTTTTGTGTTGATGCTGGCATGAAATTTTTCCTGATATTATTGTTGTGTTTCTGCGATCAAAAATGCCTATGAATAAACCTTGGGTCGATAACTCAAGCCAAGGTTTACTGATAGATTTTGCTTTCACTTACATATAGTAAGTTGGTGCATTTTTACCCCGGATATTAGCCAAATATATTCAACTGACATTAATTCTCCCCACACCCTAAAAATGCTCTTATTCTGACCACGGAAAACAAAGTACACAACTCTACTTATCGATAAAGAATTAAAGTCTCTTTATCTGTTTTTAAGGTATCTATTAAGTTAGGAGTATTAATCAATCTCTAGATGGAAAGCGATTATCTGCTAACTCAATCTGAAGAGTGAAATGATCGCAGTTATATTTGAGACAAGGGGGACAAGGGGGACAAGGAAGACAAGGGAGACAAGGGAGAGATGTTTGTAAATGATTTAGGATATTTATATTCAGTTTCAACTGACAATCTTGGAGCTTATTCCTCAGTGATTTAAAATTGCTATGTATTCTCAAGTACAACACCTTTTATCTTGATGACTACTAAAACATTGGGTTTAGCAGAAAATTTATATGAATATTTGCTATCTGTTTCTGTGCAGGAACCAGAAGTATTAACGCAATTACGCCAAGAAACCGCCCAACATCCAATGGGAAGAATGCAAATTGCACCAGAACAAGGGCAGTTGATGTCTTTGCTGGTAAAGTTAATGGGAGCGCGGAAAACTTTAGAAATTGGCGTGTTTACGGGCTATAGTACTTTGGTTGTGGCGTTAGCACTACCAAAAACAGGCAAAGTCGTAGCTTGTGATATTAGTGAAGAGTTTACCGCGATCGCTGGTCGTTATTGGCAACAAGCCGGAGTCGCCGAGAAAATAGACTTACATCTCGCCCCAGCACTGGAAACTTTGGATAGTTTATTAGCAGGTGGTGAAGCCGAAACCTTTGATTTTGCCTTCATCGACGCTGACAAAAGTAACTATGATGGTTACTATGAGCGATCGCTACAACTAGTCCGTCCGGGTGGATTAATTGCCATTGATAATGTTTTATGGTCGGGTAGAGTTGCAGAACCCGAAGTTCAAGACAATCGCACCAAAAAAATCCGCGCTTTCAATCAAAAACTCCACCAAGATTCCCGCATCACCCTTAGTTTAATTCCCATCGCCGACGGCTTGACCTTGGCACTTAAAAATTAACTCTCCACAATACCTTTGCGCCTTTGCGCCTCTGCGTGAGATAAATAAACAATGCCCGAAATATTTGCCACCACTGGAACCATCGCCGCAATCGCTACTGCTGTTGTCCCCCAACAAGGTAGCGTTAGTATTGTGCGCGTCTCTGGTTCCCAAGCAATGGCTATTGCCCAAACATTATTTCACGCCCCAGGAAAGCAAGTTTGGGAAAGTCATCGCATTCTCTACGGTTACATTCGTCATCCCCAGACGCAAAAACTTGTAGATGAAGCTTTACTCCTAGTAATGAAAGCACCACGTTCCTACACCCGCGAAGATGTGGTGGAATTTCATTGTCATGGTGGAATTATTGCTGTCCAACAGGTTTTGCAATTATGTCTAGAAAATGGCGCAAGATTAGCACAGCCAGGAGAATTTACCTTACGGGCATTTTTAAATGGCAGACTCGATTTAACCCAAGCCGAAAGTATTGCGGATTTAGTCGGGGCGAAGTCTCCCCAAGCCGCCCAAACTGCCTTAGCTGGTTTACAAGGAAAATTAGCTCATCCCATCCGCCAGTTACGCGCCAACTGTTTGGATATTTTGGCAGAAATTGAAGCGCGAATTGATTTTGAGGAAGATTTACCCCCGTTGGATGATAAAGGCATCATATCAGCAATAGAAAAAATTGCCGCAGAAATTACTCATTTATTAACAACTAGAGATAAAGGGGAATTGTTGCGTACAGGGTTAAAAGTGGCAATTGTCGGTCGTCCGAATGTGGGGAAATCCAGCTTGTTGAATGCTTGGAGTCGGAGCGATCGCGCCATTGTCACCGATTTACCCGGCACAACCCGCGATGTGGTGGAATCGCAGTTAGTGGTGGGCGGCATTCCTGTACAAGTCCTAGATACAGCAGGTATTCGAGAAACCGCCGACCAAGTTGAAAAAATCGGCGTAGAGCGATCGCGGCGTGCTGCAAATGCAGCCGATTTGGTATTATTCACCATCGATGCGAGTACCGGTTGGACTGAAGGCGACCAAGAAATTTACGAACAAGTACAAGACCGTCCCCTAATTTTAGTCATTAATAAAGTTGATTTAGTTGATGAAACTACAAGCCAACTTCTACAATCTAAAATCCAAAATCCAAAATCCAAAATTCTCACCGCCGCCTCACAAAATCGCGGAATTGATGATTTAGAAACGGCGATTTTAGAAAAAGTTCAACTCGGTAAACTGCAAGCGGCTGATATGGATTTAGCAATTAATCAAAGACAAGCGGCGGCTTTAACCCAAGCTAAAATTTCTTTAGAACAAGTACAAGCCACAATTGATCAACAATTACCCCTCGACTTTTGGACAATTGATTTGCGTGGTGCAATTCAAGCATTAGGAGAAATTACTGGCGAAGAAGTTACCGAGTCGGTTTTAGATCGAATTTTTAGCCGCTTTTGTATTGGGAAATAAACTTTACACAGGGCTGGCTGTTGGTCGGACAATTACTTCATTAATATCCACATAATCTGGTTGAGACACAGCATACAAGACAGCTTGAGCGATCGCATCTGGTTGCAGTGAAATTCTGCGGAATGCTTTTAACGCATCTTTGCCTGACTCTTGAGTAATATCAGAACCAAGTTCAGTTTCAACTACACCAGGAGAAATTGTCGTGACGCGGATATTGTTTGATTCTTGGCGCAATCCTTCCGATATTGCCCACACAGCATATTTTGTCGCGCAGTAAACCGCAGCCGTAGGAAATACCGCATGAGCAGCAATGGAAGCAGTATTAATAAACTGACCACTACCTTGGGCTTCCATTATCGGTAAACCAGCTGCAATTCCATTCAAAACACCACGGATATTGACGTTAATCATGTTGTCCCATTCGTCAACTTTCAAGTCGTTAATCCGCGACAAAGGCATAATACCCGCATTGTTATAAATAACATCAATCCGCCCGAACTTTTCCACAGCAAAGTCAATAAACGCTTTCACATCTTGGCGACTGGTCACATCTACCGCTTTGAATTCTGCTTGACCGCCAGAGGTGTGAATCTCTGCAACAATTTTCTCTAGCTTTTCAGTTCGTCTTGCGCCTAAAACAACCTTTGCACCGTGTTTTGCCAATAATTTAGCAGTCGCTTCTCCAATCCCACTACTAGCACCGGTGATGGCAATAACTTTATTTTCTACGTTAGACATAATAATTTTCCCTGGTGTTCAAAAACAGATAGCACTTTTGAAGTAAATGAAGTACACCATGAGTATTAATTAATGAGTAATAAGTAAATTTCTGAATCATTACTCATTACTTTTTTCCATCAGTTGCTGTACCTCATCAACATCAAATCTGCTGTATTTTTTGGGAGACTTTATTTTTTAGGCATCTATTTACTTGCCTAATTTTTTTGCCTGCCCTTTTGTATATGTTCATCATATTTACAAGCACAAGATGTTGAAATGCACAAAAGTCGTAATATATTGCCTAATCCTCCAAATTTTCCCTGAATACATCTAGGTATATTCTTTATAATGAGTGAAGAGAAATGGGGAATGATTATGGCGATGGAACTGCTGACGCAAACTCCAGTTATCGATGAATGTCAACAACTCGCAGCATTAATAGAAAAGCACACCGCCGCGAAAGGAAACGGGACTCACAAAACAGCGATTTCTCAGATGGAATTTATGCGAGAGCCGTCACCAAATACAGCAATCTGCGCTGTTTATCAACCAATTTTAGCGATCGTGCTTCAAGGTAAAAAAAAGGCGCTGCTGGGTGAAGAAAGCTATTTTTATGGCGAAGGTCAATATCTGGTTGTCTCCGTTGATTTGCCTATTAATGGATTTGTTGTAGAAGCAACACCAGATAAACCCTATTTAGGATTCAAGCTGAATTTAGACCCAGTTCAACTCTGTGAAATTATTACCCAAACTAAACCAAATACCACTAAAAAAGAACACTCTGTCAGAGGCTTGTTCATCAGTAATGCTTCAGCATCTTTACTTGATTGCGCCATCAGACTCACAAAGCTTTTAGATACACCCCAAGATATTCCCATCCTCGCACCCATGATGATGCGAGAAATTTATTACAGGCTATTAATGGGTGAACAAGGAGAAGCTGTACGCCAAATAGCCACATCTGGTAGTAATATGCAGCGCATTGCTGAGGTAATTAAACTGATCAAAACTGAATATACCAAACCGATGCGAATCGAAGATTTAGCAGAACAGGCGAGTATGTCGGTTTCGTCTTTCCATCACCATTTCAAGAAAGTCACTTCCATGAGTCCACTGCAATATCAAAAGCATTTAAGACTCTTGGAAGCACGTCGTCTGATGCTTGTTGAAAACTCCGCCGCGATGAATGCGGCTTATCAAGTCGGTTATGAAAGCCCATCACAATTCAGCCGTGAATATTCTCGGATGTTCGGTGCGCCACCAGTGAAAGATGTGGAACGTTTACGTTCACGGATAGCAGGCGGGAAACAGTAGAGACGTTGTATACAACGTCTCTACTAAGTAATTAAACAGAATTAATGACAGACCTTCTTTTGCTATAACCTTTAACCTGTAACCTTTTCACCTCAATTCACCGTCCACCAAGCCAAAGCATAAGGTTGAGTGGGGAGGTTGACTTGTTGACGAAACTGCACACGAATTTTGTAATTACCATTTGTCGGCACGGGACAAAAAATATGTTCTACACTATCAATTGGACTTATAGAAGAACAAACAGCAGCAGTTTCAGAGTTTTTCGCATCCGCTTTGACTAGATACAGGTCAAGATTATTCAAACCTTTATCGCTAAAACTTTCGCCAATATCAAACACTTGGTTTTG is part of the Aulosira sp. FACHB-615 genome and encodes:
- the glmM gene encoding phosphoglucosamine mutase, which encodes MVSSITRTQGNIQGLAVVESNHGETELNKNLAFSLIPLPATPLFGTDGIRGKVGELLNAPLALQIGFWTGVVLRNYAGETRPVILGQDSRNSSDMLAMALSAGLTAAGIEVWYLGLCPTPCVSYLTSMSEAIGGVMISASHNPPEDNGIKVFGADGGKLPQALQAEIEAGLRGKLPVTGGMNCGRHYSRQQLVSDYSQALKQPLQREGNLQGMKIVLDLAWGAAVGLAPQVFREMGAEIICLHNAADGDRINVDCGSTHLDILQAAVQEHQADVGFAFDGDADRVLAVDNTGRQVNGDYILYLWGRHLQQQQQLPDNLIVSTVMANLGFERAWQQQGGKLIRTAVGDQYVQAEMLRTGGMLGGEQSGHILCRHYGLTGDGLLTALHIANLVKQTGVSLGELVDQSFQTYPQLLKNVRVVDRDRRLAWQECQPVQDAIALAETAMGNTGRILVRASGTEPVIRVMVEAADAELAQHWTNELVAKVQQHLA
- a CDS encoding class I SAM-dependent methyltransferase, translating into MTTKTLGLAENLYEYLLSVSVQEPEVLTQLRQETAQHPMGRMQIAPEQGQLMSLLVKLMGARKTLEIGVFTGYSTLVVALALPKTGKVVACDISEEFTAIAGRYWQQAGVAEKIDLHLAPALETLDSLLAGGEAETFDFAFIDADKSNYDGYYERSLQLVRPGGLIAIDNVLWSGRVAEPEVQDNRTKKIRAFNQKLHQDSRITLSLIPIADGLTLALKN
- a CDS encoding AraC family transcriptional regulator translates to MSEEKWGMIMAMELLTQTPVIDECQQLAALIEKHTAAKGNGTHKTAISQMEFMREPSPNTAICAVYQPILAIVLQGKKKALLGEESYFYGEGQYLVVSVDLPINGFVVEATPDKPYLGFKLNLDPVQLCEIITQTKPNTTKKEHSVRGLFISNASASLLDCAIRLTKLLDTPQDIPILAPMMMREIYYRLLMGEQGEAVRQIATSGSNMQRIAEVIKLIKTEYTKPMRIEDLAEQASMSVSSFHHHFKKVTSMSPLQYQKHLRLLEARRLMLVENSAAMNAAYQVGYESPSQFSREYSRMFGAPPVKDVERLRSRIAGGKQ
- a CDS encoding SDR family oxidoreductase, encoding MPASTQKEKLQPPQQQQPPGTESEMQPRPKAEDEQYRGSGKLKNKVALITGGDSGIGRAVAIAFAKEGADVAIVYLNEHGDATETKNLVEKQGRRALAIAGDITDETVCQNAIKQTLGEFGKLDILVNNAAEQHPQKSIEDITKEQLERTFRTNIFSMFYLIKAALKHLKQGSVIINTTSVTAYKGSPQLLDYSATKGAIVAFTRSLSQNLVEKKIRVNAVAPGPIWTPLIPSTFPEEKVETFGKQVPMQRPGQPEEVAPSYVFLASDDASYISGQVIHVNGGEVING
- the mnmE gene encoding tRNA uridine-5-carboxymethylaminomethyl(34) synthesis GTPase MnmE → MPEIFATTGTIAAIATAVVPQQGSVSIVRVSGSQAMAIAQTLFHAPGKQVWESHRILYGYIRHPQTQKLVDEALLLVMKAPRSYTREDVVEFHCHGGIIAVQQVLQLCLENGARLAQPGEFTLRAFLNGRLDLTQAESIADLVGAKSPQAAQTALAGLQGKLAHPIRQLRANCLDILAEIEARIDFEEDLPPLDDKGIISAIEKIAAEITHLLTTRDKGELLRTGLKVAIVGRPNVGKSSLLNAWSRSDRAIVTDLPGTTRDVVESQLVVGGIPVQVLDTAGIRETADQVEKIGVERSRRAANAADLVLFTIDASTGWTEGDQEIYEQVQDRPLILVINKVDLVDETTSQLLQSKIQNPKSKILTAASQNRGIDDLETAILEKVQLGKLQAADMDLAINQRQAAALTQAKISLEQVQATIDQQLPLDFWTIDLRGAIQALGEITGEEVTESVLDRIFSRFCIGK
- a CDS encoding SDR family oxidoreductase is translated as MSNVENKVIAITGASSGIGEATAKLLAKHGAKVVLGARRTEKLEKIVAEIHTSGGQAEFKAVDVTSRQDVKAFIDFAVEKFGRIDVIYNNAGIMPLSRINDLKVDEWDNMINVNIRGVLNGIAAGLPIMEAQGSGQFINTASIAAHAVFPTAAVYCATKYAVWAISEGLRQESNNIRVTTISPGVVETELGSDITQESGKDALKAFRRISLQPDAIAQAVLYAVSQPDYVDINEVIVRPTASPV
- a CDS encoding heme oxygenase (biliverdin-producing), giving the protein MSSNLASKLRVGTKKAHTMAENVGFVKCFLKGVVEKSSYRKLVANFYFVYSAMEEEMEKHRQHPIVSKINFPQLHRKRTLEQDLSYYYGANWREQIKLSPAGEAYVQRIREISATEPELLIAHSYTRYLGDLSGGQILKNIAVTAMNLSDGQGTAFYEFAEIPDEKGFKAKYRQTLDELPIDDATGDRIVDEANAAFGTNMKMFQELEGNLIKAIGMMLYNSLTRRKTRGSTELATAE